Proteins found in one Pontibacillus yanchengensis genomic segment:
- the dnaN gene encoding DNA polymerase III subunit beta: MSVQMKVKEVSKFNELLMKAAGAADKKSTTLTNGILVQAKGTQVELLATDSNSSIRVAGDEVVETDEDVTFWVPLMFVDMMKKLPKGDVVLDIQDSKVDIKVKKSSYSIATSDASEFPKKSFETLAKSFTINGDQLSESLKAVLHSIAVSETRPILTGVQLKSDGNGINVAATDSHRLFVHRIKLDEEIDQIDNLVLPGVAVKEMIKLCEGEGDMKIEYEDAVFKLSTENMTYSTRLLDGSYPPIDRLIPKEFEAEAVIHREECIQAIERVKTAVGKEKKTISIKLNGGTLPTLSVKANSDITNVNEELFIDDVSAEFEFGINFHYLQECLKSIQTKEIRFKSSGQNKPIIVRPVNEESENEGYDQFGLILPVRVAQEA, encoded by the coding sequence ATGAGCGTACAAATGAAGGTAAAAGAGGTAAGTAAGTTTAATGAGTTATTGATGAAAGCGGCTGGAGCAGCTGACAAGAAATCAACTACTCTTACAAATGGTATTCTGGTTCAAGCTAAAGGGACTCAAGTAGAGTTACTAGCTACAGATTCAAACTCTTCTATTAGGGTTGCAGGGGATGAGGTTGTAGAGACAGATGAGGACGTTACCTTTTGGGTACCGCTTATGTTTGTAGACATGATGAAAAAGTTACCTAAAGGTGATGTGGTACTTGATATTCAAGATAGTAAAGTAGATATTAAGGTTAAAAAGTCTTCTTACTCCATTGCGACAAGCGATGCTTCTGAATTTCCGAAGAAGTCCTTCGAAACATTAGCAAAGTCCTTCACTATTAATGGAGATCAACTATCTGAAAGTTTAAAGGCTGTTCTACACTCCATAGCAGTAAGCGAAACGAGGCCCATTTTAACAGGTGTTCAACTAAAGTCTGATGGCAATGGGATTAATGTAGCTGCAACCGATAGCCATCGCTTATTTGTTCATCGCATTAAGCTTGATGAAGAAATAGACCAGATAGATAACCTTGTCCTTCCTGGTGTAGCTGTCAAAGAAATGATTAAGCTATGTGAAGGGGAAGGTGATATGAAGATAGAGTATGAAGATGCGGTCTTTAAACTATCGACGGAAAATATGACATACTCTACTAGGTTATTAGATGGGAGTTACCCACCTATTGATCGCTTGATTCCCAAGGAGTTTGAAGCGGAAGCTGTCATTCATCGTGAAGAATGCATTCAAGCGATAGAAAGAGTGAAAACAGCTGTAGGAAAAGAAAAGAAGACCATTTCCATTAAGTTAAATGGTGGTACTCTTCCTACACTATCCGTTAAAGCCAATTCGGATATTACAAATGTAAACGAAGAATTATTTATAGATGATGTTTCTGCGGAATTTGAATTCGGCATTAACTTTCATTACTTACAGGAATGTCTCAAGAGTATCCAAACGAAAGAAATCCGCTTTAAATCGTCTGGTCAAAATAAACCAATTATTGTACGACCAGTGAATGAAGAAAGCGAGAATGAAGGATACGACCAATTCGGTTTAATCTTACCTGTTCGGGTGGCTCAGGAAGCATAA
- a CDS encoding helix-turn-helix domain-containing protein, producing MENIDDRLMPIFIPSTKGECLSYFRKVLTLTQMDVAKTCEIERSSISKMENGDIEVHVVAWNFITHQVYTTLEIKSNGISYQDFNRFLNKLYEQESVSL from the coding sequence ATGGAAAACATAGATGACAGACTAATGCCAATATTTATACCTAGCACAAAAGGGGAGTGTCTTTCCTACTTCAGAAAGGTTTTAACTCTTACACAAATGGATGTTGCGAAAACATGCGAGATAGAAAGAAGTAGTATCTCTAAGATGGAGAATGGGGACATAGAAGTTCATGTTGTAGCTTGGAATTTCATTACACACCAGGTATATACGACACTAGAGATTAAATCTAACGGAATATCCTATCAGGATTTTAATAGGTTTTTAAATAAGTTATATGAACAAGAGAGTGTTAGCTTATGA